From a region of the Methylomonas rapida genome:
- a CDS encoding DUF389 domain-containing protein: MFGFENRSETDLEKIQAARADIALNAQFDKAFIIMNALAAVIASYALLADSGSGVIGAMLVAMLLSPIAGISLALVDGESDLFKQSLLSLGGGIGIVLLCSLVVGLLHTDIPAGKELLARTRPNYMDLMIALAGGAVGAYAVISPRIVNAVVGVAIATALVPPLCSGTIFAARGEWENAGGAYLLAFANIVAIQFSSSVVLWLAGFHKAIDYFYRNDRVIWLNVISLSLLAILFTSLGANTQKVVVKMLFETNTRKIMQQELEHYPGARMSELTIAEEDDKNIVRVVVRSPFGFSAKDVELLEAKLPDAPNKLPLELRLRHVKVVVMTKRGPKYDLTLSEAEPLAQDSENAGATEE; the protein is encoded by the coding sequence ATGTTTGGATTCGAGAATCGCTCAGAAACCGACCTAGAAAAAATTCAAGCCGCGCGGGCGGATATCGCGCTCAACGCCCAGTTCGACAAGGCCTTCATCATCATGAACGCGCTGGCGGCGGTTATTGCGTCCTACGCGCTGCTGGCGGACAGCGGCTCCGGCGTAATCGGCGCGATGCTGGTGGCGATGCTGCTAAGCCCTATTGCCGGCATTTCCTTGGCATTGGTAGATGGCGAATCGGACTTGTTCAAACAGTCCCTGCTATCGCTGGGCGGCGGTATCGGCATCGTCCTGCTATGCTCGCTGGTGGTCGGCTTGCTGCATACCGATATTCCGGCCGGCAAGGAATTGTTGGCGCGTACCCGGCCGAATTACATGGACCTGATGATTGCGTTGGCGGGCGGCGCGGTCGGTGCCTATGCGGTCATTTCGCCGCGCATCGTCAATGCCGTGGTCGGCGTGGCGATTGCGACAGCCTTGGTGCCTCCCTTGTGTTCGGGCACCATTTTTGCCGCGCGCGGCGAATGGGAAAACGCCGGCGGTGCTTATCTGCTGGCGTTTGCCAACATCGTTGCGATTCAATTTTCCTCGTCGGTGGTGTTGTGGCTGGCGGGCTTTCATAAGGCCATCGACTATTTCTATCGCAACGACAGAGTCATCTGGCTCAATGTGATCAGCCTGTCATTGCTTGCCATACTGTTCACGTCCCTAGGCGCCAACACGCAAAAGGTCGTCGTCAAAATGCTGTTCGAAACCAATACCCGCAAGATAATGCAGCAGGAACTGGAGCATTATCCCGGCGCGCGCATGAGCGAACTGACGATCGCCGAGGAAGACGACAAAAACATCGTGCGCGTCGTGGTCCGCAGCCCGTTCGGTTTCTCGGCGAAGGACGTCGAATTGCTGGAGGCAAAATTACCCGATGCTCCCAACAAACTACCCCTGGAATTGCGCCTGCGCCATGTCAAAGTCGTAGTGATGACCAAACGGGGGCCCAAATACGATTTAACCCTGAGCGAGGCCGAACCTTTGGCGCAAGACAGCGAAAACGCCGGCGCGACCGAAGAGTAA
- a CDS encoding autotransporter assembly complex protein TamA, which translates to MRPTLRKFLAIGLGALLIVPCAAVCEVTISGLDEEAENNVRLLLSLSKEDCASAEWKIRQLHAKSGQEIDQAMRALGYYHAKTDSTLTFSGDCWQAHYNVDAGEPVLIDSMDIVFHGEAATDDAFQKLADKLKADTSPVLHHGQYEKMKSRIENLARERGYFNARFSEKKLLIDKDNNSAEIKLVFDSGQRLVFGDINVTQDILTPDFVDKFISVKPGDYYSSETLANTHNALAKSGYFDSVDIHPDLEQIQQRSVPINLQLYPKKVHHYSIGAGYDTDKGPLVAASYDNRRLNREGHFLTADIDLSPVLSTASAEYSVPLERPTSDFFSFGAGLKREDTDSYDSLSGKLSGRLKHTFDNDWRQTLFLDQVYESFNADDEDRDALLLLAGGSWLRSVADDPLRPKRGYRLEFNVAGTYKNPLSDVSLLQGSLAAVWTHPVPWDGRLILRAEQGATWVDDFDKLPTTYRYYAGGMNSIRGYDYKELGSKNAKGDVIGGRFLSVVSVEYEQAILENWGVAAFIDSGNAYNLDDIRMKTGAGLGLRWYSPIGLVRVDFAVPLDEADSSFQFHFAAGTRL; encoded by the coding sequence ATGCGGCCGACCCTGCGAAAATTTCTAGCCATCGGGCTGGGCGCTTTGTTGATTGTGCCGTGCGCGGCTGTTTGCGAGGTCACGATTAGCGGCCTGGACGAGGAAGCGGAAAACAACGTCAGGCTGCTGTTGTCGCTATCCAAGGAGGACTGCGCCAGCGCGGAATGGAAAATTCGACAGTTACACGCCAAATCCGGCCAGGAAATCGATCAGGCCATGCGCGCCTTGGGCTATTACCACGCCAAAACCGACAGCACACTGACATTCAGTGGTGACTGCTGGCAAGCGCACTATAACGTGGACGCCGGCGAACCGGTGCTGATCGACTCCATGGACATCGTGTTTCACGGCGAAGCCGCCACCGACGACGCCTTTCAAAAGCTCGCGGACAAGCTCAAAGCCGATACCAGTCCCGTCCTGCACCACGGACAATACGAAAAAATGAAAAGTCGAATCGAAAATCTCGCCAGGGAACGCGGCTATTTCAACGCCCGCTTCAGCGAGAAAAAATTGCTGATCGATAAAGACAACAACAGTGCCGAGATCAAGCTGGTGTTCGATTCGGGCCAGCGCCTGGTATTCGGCGACATCAACGTCACTCAGGACATACTCACCCCAGACTTCGTCGATAAGTTCATTTCCGTCAAACCCGGCGACTATTACAGCAGTGAAACGCTGGCCAATACCCATAACGCCCTAGCCAAAAGCGGCTATTTTGACAGCGTGGATATTCACCCCGATCTGGAGCAAATCCAGCAGCGCAGCGTGCCCATCAACTTGCAGCTGTATCCCAAAAAAGTTCATCATTACAGCATCGGCGCCGGCTACGACACCGACAAGGGACCCTTGGTCGCGGCCAGTTACGACAACCGCCGACTGAATCGAGAGGGTCACTTTCTGACGGCCGACATCGACCTGTCGCCGGTATTATCCACGGCCAGCGCCGAATACAGCGTGCCGCTGGAACGCCCGACCAGCGATTTTTTCAGCTTTGGCGCCGGTCTCAAACGCGAAGATACCGACAGCTATGATTCCTTATCCGGCAAGCTCTCGGGGCGCCTAAAACACACGTTCGACAACGATTGGCGGCAGACGCTGTTTTTGGATCAGGTTTACGAAAGCTTCAATGCCGATGATGAAGATAGAGACGCCCTGCTCTTGCTCGCAGGCGGAAGCTGGCTGCGTTCGGTCGCCGACGATCCGCTGCGGCCCAAGCGCGGTTATCGGCTGGAGTTCAATGTCGCCGGCACTTACAAAAATCCGCTGTCGGACGTCAGCCTGCTGCAAGGTTCATTGGCTGCGGTCTGGACCCACCCCGTGCCATGGGATGGGCGTTTGATTTTGCGCGCCGAACAAGGCGCCACCTGGGTAGACGACTTCGACAAACTGCCGACGACCTACCGCTATTATGCCGGCGGCATGAACAGCATTCGCGGCTACGACTACAAGGAACTGGGCTCCAAAAACGCCAAGGGCGATGTGATTGGCGGACGCTTTCTCAGCGTGGTCAGCGTCGAATACGAGCAGGCCATCCTGGAAAACTGGGGGGTGGCCGCCTTCATAGACAGCGGTAATGCCTACAATCTGGACGACATCCGCATGAAAACCGGCGCCGGCCTGGGTCTGCGCTGGTACTCGCCGATAGGGCTGGTGCGGGTGGATTTTGCGGTGCCATTGGATGAAGCCGATTCCTCCTTTCAATTCCATTTTGCCGCCGGCACCCGCTTATGA
- a CDS encoding translocation/assembly module TamB domain-containing protein codes for MKKRIALLILLLPGLILLGTLGLLNSESGSRWLLERLLSTLPAQTTFARMEGSLLRQVSLSELQYQSPNQSIRIARLNFSWQPRQLLAGRLKIVEISLDDVDIVIKQPSKTSEDGSFDWNAEFPLPLQLILEKLSVTNLRYQAGDTQIELQHLNISALTQKDRLELTALTLAAKPFSAQAHGVMQIGKRFPFKLQTNWRLDTEEYGQWQTNTHIEGDAERLLITSHQSSPFVLDVQGELEQLQSLPQFQLRGDWRQLNWPPVATPAQISSEQGYFAVSGTTDDYRLTLSAPLTQPYLPQAQLQFSGQGSRTGIRIEDLRIDSEAGAFQLHGQVNWQDDTSFALNASGKNFNPALLAPQLPGNLTFQARLNGKIGESIKQLHAEIDRLDGQLRGNPVQAHGRLSLTNDDITLDKLTLKSGRNRIDIDGTWGPEDSNLEFSMDAPALVGLWPGLQGSFKGDGQVRGSRQNLVARFKARGNGLRFDQYRIGKLGLDLDYAAALNARSNLQLNASAIEIGSQAIQSLRMSGSGNAKRHQLELTLRSPLAALSSHVSGELRENRWQANLSKLTIEHPQTGPWQLRAPVKIAVEQQGAGLTANLGEICLIRQAASLCGQGNYHAAGDFDLLLRAAALPTELLQPYLADDWRLVGVLNAEAELKRQQGRLSGGYRLEMPAEAKLIAKEADKATELNLGKLTINGQLKDTLLASDVDLALIGDDYLRAQLQLDTRPSGALSGYIAAAVDDWALVQPFIPGEAEIKGQLLADIHLRGSAPSPRISGNVRLQDGAISLPNLGMALHAINLRAQAAEDGGDRIQLDGNFIPAWLATADSPGRPEFNGRIEVTAALQQTQKQWRGDYRLDLPANSRISLETAETRLKVPFAASSLSGSFEPDHVSARLDVRMNQQDFLLSQLQIDNGQTISGQVNASIRDLGLFDALLPDLNAIRGLIKADLLIQGTIEQPTAIGSIGLTQGAAEVSAVGIALRELELQLDATQGQTENLKISGRALSGKGMLTIQGLADLKGNADISLRGTDFELVKLTEAQVEVSPALHLKATPTHAKVDGRLDIPKAIITLTELPENAVTVSEDETILGQTETAKKPASAPDLDANIDIELGKQVSFSGQGLNTDLAGRLKLIKTGQQTDLHGSIDMKNGHYKSYGQDLTIRKGRFLFNGPADSPWLDVEATRLSKSKEVTAILNLSGPLKSPKTRIYSEPSLPESDALAYLITGSPLNQVGKSDGNMVASAAIAYGMGQLSWLTTHLGVDEFDVEQGSALQDTLVTMGKYLTPDFYVGTRLNIFNKQAVLVLKHKLTNTLNVETQSGTSQRIKLNYEVETD; via the coding sequence ATGAAAAAGCGCATCGCCTTGCTGATCCTGTTGCTGCCCGGCTTGATCTTGCTCGGCACGCTGGGTTTGCTGAACAGCGAATCCGGTAGTCGCTGGCTGCTGGAGCGCTTGCTGTCCACGCTGCCGGCACAGACTACTTTCGCGCGCATGGAAGGCTCGTTGCTGCGGCAGGTCAGTCTCTCCGAGTTGCAATACCAAAGCCCGAACCAGTCCATCCGCATCGCGCGCCTGAACTTTTCCTGGCAACCCCGACAATTGCTGGCGGGCCGCTTGAAAATCGTCGAGATCAGCCTGGATGACGTCGACATCGTCATCAAACAGCCCAGCAAGACCTCCGAGGATGGCAGCTTCGACTGGAACGCGGAATTTCCGCTCCCGCTGCAATTGATCCTGGAAAAGCTATCTGTCACCAACCTGCGCTATCAAGCGGGCGATACCCAGATAGAGTTGCAACACTTGAATATTTCGGCGCTGACCCAAAAGGATCGGCTGGAATTGACTGCGTTGACCCTGGCGGCCAAGCCCTTCAGCGCACAAGCCCATGGCGTCATGCAGATAGGCAAGCGGTTTCCGTTCAAGCTGCAAACTAACTGGCGACTGGATACCGAGGAATATGGACAGTGGCAAACCAACACCCATATTGAAGGCGATGCCGAGCGACTGCTTATCACCAGTCACCAATCCTCGCCTTTTGTTCTGGATGTGCAGGGTGAACTCGAACAGCTGCAAAGCCTGCCGCAGTTTCAGCTGCGTGGGGACTGGCGGCAATTGAACTGGCCGCCCGTGGCCACTCCGGCCCAAATCAGTAGCGAACAAGGTTATTTTGCAGTCAGTGGAACAACGGATGATTATCGGCTGACGTTATCCGCGCCATTGACGCAGCCTTATCTGCCACAAGCGCAATTGCAGTTTTCCGGCCAGGGTAGCCGCACGGGCATCCGCATCGAGGACTTGCGTATCGACTCCGAAGCCGGCGCCTTTCAATTGCATGGCCAGGTCAATTGGCAGGATGACACCAGTTTTGCGCTGAACGCCAGCGGTAAAAACTTCAATCCCGCCCTCTTGGCGCCGCAGCTGCCGGGCAACTTGACGTTTCAGGCGCGGCTGAATGGCAAAATCGGCGAAAGCATCAAACAGTTGCACGCCGAAATCGACAGACTCGATGGCCAGTTACGCGGCAATCCAGTGCAGGCTCACGGCCGCCTGAGCCTGACCAACGACGATATAACCCTGGACAAGCTGACGCTCAAATCTGGCCGAAACCGTATCGATATCGACGGCACTTGGGGACCCGAGGACTCCAATCTTGAATTCAGCATGGACGCTCCGGCTTTGGTCGGTTTATGGCCCGGCCTGCAGGGTAGCTTCAAAGGCGACGGCCAAGTGCGAGGAAGCCGGCAAAATCTTGTAGCCCGTTTCAAAGCCCGCGGAAATGGCTTGCGATTCGATCAGTATCGGATCGGCAAGCTAGGCCTGGACTTGGACTACGCTGCCGCGCTCAACGCAAGATCAAACCTTCAATTAAACGCCAGCGCCATCGAAATAGGCTCGCAGGCTATCCAGTCACTGCGGATGTCGGGAAGCGGCAATGCAAAACGGCATCAGCTGGAGCTGACGTTACGCAGCCCTCTCGCCGCGCTTTCCAGCCACGTGAGCGGCGAACTGCGGGAGAATCGCTGGCAGGCAAACTTGAGCAAGCTGACAATCGAACATCCCCAGACCGGCCCCTGGCAATTGCGCGCACCGGTCAAGATTGCGGTCGAGCAACAGGGCGCAGGTTTGACGGCCAATCTGGGCGAAATCTGCCTGATTCGACAGGCGGCATCGTTATGCGGCCAAGGCAATTATCACGCTGCGGGTGATTTCGACCTGCTGCTGCGCGCCGCCGCGCTACCCACCGAATTGCTGCAACCCTATCTCGCCGATGATTGGCGACTGGTTGGCGTCCTGAATGCCGAGGCCGAGCTGAAGCGGCAACAAGGACGGCTCAGCGGCGGCTATCGCCTGGAGATGCCGGCCGAGGCCAAACTGATCGCAAAAGAGGCAGACAAGGCAACAGAACTTAACCTGGGCAAATTGACGATAAACGGCCAGTTAAAGGATACGCTACTGGCCAGCGATGTCGATCTGGCATTGATTGGCGACGATTATCTGCGTGCACAATTGCAGCTCGACACGCGTCCTTCGGGCGCCTTGTCCGGCTACATCGCCGCCGCGGTCGACGACTGGGCCCTGGTTCAACCCTTCATACCCGGCGAGGCCGAAATCAAGGGGCAATTGCTCGCCGATATACACTTGCGTGGCAGCGCGCCATCGCCCCGGATCAGCGGCAACGTCAGGCTGCAAGACGGCGCGATAAGTCTGCCCAACCTTGGTATGGCATTGCATGCCATCAATTTGCGCGCGCAGGCGGCGGAAGACGGCGGCGATCGTATCCAGCTCGACGGCAATTTTATCCCGGCCTGGCTAGCCACCGCCGACAGCCCAGGCCGGCCAGAATTCAACGGGCGTATCGAGGTTACGGCCGCCTTGCAGCAAACACAAAAACAATGGCGGGGTGATTATCGCCTCGACCTGCCTGCCAACAGCCGCATCAGCCTCGAAACAGCCGAAACCCGTCTCAAGGTTCCGTTCGCGGCTTCGTCGCTGAGCGGCAGCTTCGAGCCTGACCATGTTTCGGCACGGCTCGATGTGCGCATGAACCAGCAGGATTTTTTACTGAGCCAATTGCAAATCGACAACGGCCAGACTATTTCGGGCCAGGTCAATGCCTCGATACGGGACCTCGGCTTGTTCGACGCGCTGCTGCCGGATTTGAACGCCATACGCGGCCTCATCAAGGCCGACCTGTTAATCCAGGGCACTATCGAGCAGCCGACCGCCATCGGCTCGATCGGATTGACGCAAGGCGCGGCCGAGGTATCCGCTGTGGGAATCGCTCTGCGTGAACTCGAGTTGCAGTTGGATGCAACCCAGGGACAGACGGAAAATCTGAAAATTTCCGGTAGAGCCCTATCGGGCAAAGGCATGCTGACCATTCAGGGCCTGGCCGATCTGAAAGGCAACGCCGATATTTCATTGCGCGGCACTGATTTTGAACTGGTCAAGCTGACCGAGGCTCAAGTCGAGGTCAGTCCAGCCCTGCATTTGAAGGCCACGCCTACCCATGCCAAGGTCGATGGCCGGCTGGACATACCCAAGGCGATCATCACGCTGACGGAATTACCGGAAAATGCGGTGACGGTCAGCGAGGACGAAACCATTCTGGGGCAGACCGAAACGGCAAAAAAACCAGCCTCGGCGCCGGATCTGGATGCCAACATCGACATAGAGCTTGGCAAACAGGTCAGTTTCTCCGGCCAGGGTCTGAACACCGATTTGGCCGGCCGGCTGAAACTGATTAAAACCGGGCAACAAACCGATCTGCACGGCAGCATAGACATGAAAAACGGCCATTACAAAAGTTACGGCCAGGACTTGACGATACGCAAGGGCCGTTTCCTGTTCAATGGCCCGGCCGACTCGCCGTGGCTGGATGTGGAAGCCACTCGCCTGTCCAAAAGCAAGGAAGTCACGGCGATACTGAATTTGAGCGGGCCACTGAAGTCGCCAAAAACCCGGATTTATTCCGAGCCCTCGCTACCCGAGTCCGACGCGTTGGCCTATCTGATTACCGGTTCGCCATTGAATCAGGTGGGTAAATCGGATGGCAACATGGTCGCCAGCGCCGCGATCGCCTATGGCATGGGGCAGTTATCCTGGCTCACGACTCATCTGGGCGTGGACGAATTCGACGTGGAACAAGGCAGCGCGCTGCAAGACACACTGGTAACGATGGGCAAGTACCTAACGCCCGATTTTTACGTCGGCACCCGATTAAACATTTTCAATAAACAGGCTGTTTTGGTGCTGAAACATAAATTGACCAACACCTTGAATGTCGAAACCCAATCCGGAACCTCGCAACGCATCAAGCTGAATTACGAAGTCGAAACCGATTGA
- a CDS encoding GNAT family N-acetyltransferase has translation MKHILDLTQEPQHIPALAAWHHAEWAHLNPGRSLRDRVESMQHYLDDGLVPSTFICKCDGQLAGSAAIVDCDMDTHPEWTPWLASVFVAPAFRRRGLGSELVRYLMLRAQNAGIENLYLFTPDRAAFYHKLGWRLLGEEDYRTCRVNVMQICLRSHPVQER, from the coding sequence ATGAAGCACATCCTCGATCTGACGCAAGAACCACAACATATCCCCGCATTGGCGGCCTGGCATCATGCGGAATGGGCGCATCTGAATCCAGGGCGTAGTCTGCGCGACCGTGTCGAATCGATGCAGCATTATCTGGATGATGGCTTGGTGCCTAGCACCTTCATTTGTAAATGCGACGGCCAGTTGGCGGGTTCTGCGGCAATCGTCGATTGCGATATGGATACGCATCCTGAATGGACGCCTTGGCTGGCCAGCGTGTTCGTGGCACCGGCCTTTAGAAGACGTGGCTTGGGTTCTGAATTGGTGCGGTATCTGATGCTGCGGGCGCAAAATGCCGGGATCGAGAATTTGTATCTATTCACGCCGGATCGGGCGGCGTTCTATCACAAGTTGGGCTGGCGCCTGCTTGGCGAGGAAGACTATCGGACTTGCAGGGTGAACGTGATGCAGATTTGCTTGCGCTCGCATCCGGTTCAGGAACGATGA
- the kdsB gene encoding 3-deoxy-manno-octulosonate cytidylyltransferase, whose protein sequence is MTAFKVVIPARYASTRLPGKPLLDIAGKPMIAHVCERALEAEAEQVVVATDDQRIFDTVSALGLQVVMTDPQHQSGTERIAEVADKLGWSAADIVVNLQGDEPLIPPAYIRDAALALAGQNQAGIATLAAKIEEADEIFNPNAVKVVLDKNGYALYFSRASIPWDRANFPDHHTPDKAKLPYLRHIGMYAYTVGFLRRYCGWEASPLESVESLEQLRILWHGEKVLVKIVDQTPEAGVDTEEDLWRVALRLGQA, encoded by the coding sequence ATGACAGCCTTCAAAGTCGTGATTCCGGCGCGCTACGCGTCGACGCGCCTGCCCGGCAAGCCCTTGCTGGACATCGCCGGCAAGCCGATGATAGCCCACGTCTGCGAACGCGCGCTGGAGGCCGAAGCGGAGCAAGTGGTCGTTGCGACCGATGATCAGCGCATCTTTGACACCGTGTCGGCGTTGGGGCTACAGGTGGTGATGACCGACCCGCAACATCAATCCGGCACCGAACGCATCGCGGAAGTCGCGGATAAACTCGGATGGTCAGCGGCCGACATCGTCGTCAATCTACAAGGCGATGAGCCCTTGATTCCGCCGGCCTACATTCGGGATGCGGCTTTGGCCCTGGCCGGACAAAATCAGGCCGGTATCGCGACGCTGGCGGCGAAGATCGAAGAGGCCGATGAAATCTTCAATCCCAATGCTGTCAAAGTGGTGCTGGATAAAAACGGCTATGCCTTATATTTCAGCCGGGCGTCGATTCCCTGGGATAGGGCTAATTTCCCGGATCACCATACGCCAGACAAGGCCAAACTGCCGTATTTACGCCATATCGGCATGTATGCGTACACGGTCGGTTTCTTGCGGCGTTATTGTGGTTGGGAGGCATCGCCGCTGGAAAGCGTCGAGTCCCTGGAGCAACTGCGAATTCTGTGGCACGGCGAAAAAGTGCTGGTGAAAATCGTCGACCAAACCCCGGAAGCAGGCGTGGATACCGAAGAAGATTTGTGGCGGGTGGCGTTACGATTGGGGCAGGCGTGA
- a CDS encoding Trm112 family protein: MDKKLLDILACPICKSSLLYDKDKQELICKADNLAFPIRDDIPVMLEDEARELSFEEAEALRK; encoded by the coding sequence ATGGACAAAAAACTGCTTGATATCCTGGCTTGCCCGATCTGCAAAAGCTCGCTGCTTTACGATAAAGACAAACAGGAACTGATCTGTAAGGCCGATAATCTGGCTTTCCCGATTCGCGACGATATTCCGGTGATGCTGGAAGACGAAGCACGCGAACTGAGTTTCGAAGAAGCGGAAGCCTTGCGCAAATGA
- the lpxK gene encoding tetraacyldisaccharide 4'-kinase — protein sequence MKKTLVRWFEDAWYKEMYISAWFMPLSLLYVDVMRLRRWLYKTGRLSSTRLPVPVIIVGNLTVGGTGKTPLVIWLVELLQRQGYKPGVISRGYAGTANQKPQAVMANSDPALVGDEPLVLARRCSCPVVIGADRPAAARQLLASNACDVIISDDGLQHYALQRDIEIVVIDGERRFGNGYCLPVGPLREPPERVKEADLVVVNGGEELLDGEFAMQCQGERLLNLQTGAAKPLAAFAGTSCHALAGIGNPNRFFKQLAAAGLDCQTHPFPDHHAFSAADLRFKDALPLIMTEKDAVKCSGFAQSHHWYLPVDASLPEAFSEQLLSLLKDKTHGQKTA from the coding sequence ATGAAAAAAACACTGGTGCGCTGGTTTGAAGATGCCTGGTACAAAGAGATGTATATCTCGGCATGGTTTATGCCATTGTCATTGCTGTATGTTGATGTGATGCGTTTGCGGCGTTGGCTTTACAAGACCGGACGCTTGTCCAGCACGCGATTACCGGTGCCGGTCATCATAGTCGGCAATCTGACCGTGGGCGGCACCGGCAAGACGCCGCTGGTGATCTGGCTGGTCGAGCTGTTGCAACGCCAGGGCTACAAGCCGGGCGTGATCAGTCGGGGCTATGCTGGCACGGCGAATCAGAAGCCACAAGCCGTTATGGCCAATAGCGACCCTGCCTTGGTGGGTGACGAACCCTTGGTATTGGCGCGACGTTGCAGCTGTCCGGTCGTGATCGGCGCGGACCGGCCGGCGGCGGCCAGGCAGTTGTTGGCAAGCAACGCTTGCGACGTGATCATTTCCGACGACGGTTTGCAGCATTATGCCTTGCAGCGCGACATCGAAATCGTCGTCATCGACGGCGAGCGTCGTTTCGGTAACGGCTATTGCCTGCCGGTAGGGCCGTTGCGCGAGCCGCCGGAGCGGGTCAAGGAAGCGGATTTGGTCGTGGTCAATGGCGGCGAAGAATTGCTGGACGGCGAATTTGCGATGCAATGTCAGGGCGAGCGTCTGCTCAATCTGCAAACCGGCGCAGCCAAGCCCTTGGCGGCATTTGCAGGAACGTCATGCCATGCGCTGGCCGGTATCGGCAATCCAAACCGTTTTTTCAAGCAATTGGCCGCGGCCGGCCTGGATTGTCAAACCCACCCTTTTCCTGATCACCATGCCTTCAGTGCCGCGGATTTGCGCTTCAAGGACGCATTGCCCCTGATCATGACCGAGAAGGACGCGGTCAAATGTAGCGGTTTCGCCCAATCTCATCACTGGTATTTGCCGGTCGATGCCTCGTTGCCCGAAGCCTTTTCCGAACAATTACTCTCATTACTCAAAGACAAAACTCATGGACAAAAAACTGCTTGA
- a CDS encoding ExbD/TolR family protein, which yields MEFRRKKRAPVEIGLIPMIDVLLVLLFFFMVATTFRHHTNLKINLPEASGEEREQASKAINLFIDADGKYAIAGEDGKAQPLAEQSLQSLKDALAAFSGDAKQLPFIISADGKTPHQAVVGALDVANQLGFNHVTFAINPPEK from the coding sequence ATGGAGTTCCGCCGCAAAAAACGCGCGCCCGTCGAGATAGGCCTGATTCCTATGATAGACGTGTTGTTGGTGCTGCTGTTTTTCTTCATGGTGGCGACGACCTTTCGCCATCACACCAACCTGAAAATCAACCTGCCGGAAGCCAGTGGCGAAGAACGCGAACAAGCCAGCAAGGCGATCAATCTGTTCATCGATGCCGACGGTAAATACGCGATTGCCGGTGAGGATGGCAAAGCGCAGCCACTGGCCGAGCAAAGCCTGCAAAGTTTGAAAGACGCTCTGGCCGCGTTTTCCGGCGATGCCAAACAATTGCCGTTCATCATCAGCGCCGACGGCAAAACCCCGCATCAAGCGGTGGTCGGCGCCTTGGACGTCGCCAATCAATTGGGCTTTAACCATGTCACTTTTGCGATCAATCCGCCGGAGAAATGA
- a CDS encoding MotA/TolQ/ExbB proton channel family protein encodes MFEIIKSGGWMMLPIILCSIAAMAIIGERFWTLQRKRIIPTDLVPYIWQLHRDNKLDDATIRRIRMSSPLGRILAAGLLNRKHGREIMKTSIEEVGRQVAHELERYLNALGSLATVTPLLGLLGTVGGIIRVFSDIAVGGMGDPAILSAGISEALICTASGLAVAIPSLFFHRYFERVVDDHVVRMEEESLRLVDIMQGNREDA; translated from the coding sequence GTGTTTGAAATCATTAAAAGCGGCGGCTGGATGATGCTGCCGATCATTTTATGTTCGATTGCGGCGATGGCGATCATCGGTGAACGTTTCTGGACGTTGCAGCGTAAGCGCATCATACCGACCGATTTGGTGCCATATATCTGGCAGCTGCATCGCGACAATAAACTGGACGATGCCACGATACGCCGGATCCGCATGAGTTCGCCGTTGGGGCGGATATTGGCCGCAGGCTTGCTCAACCGCAAACACGGCCGCGAAATCATGAAAACCAGTATAGAAGAAGTCGGTCGCCAGGTTGCGCACGAATTGGAGCGCTATCTGAACGCGCTCGGCAGTCTGGCCACTGTGACGCCATTGTTGGGTTTGCTGGGTACCGTCGGCGGCATCATCCGCGTGTTTTCCGACATCGCCGTAGGCGGCATGGGCGATCCGGCCATATTGAGCGCGGGTATTTCGGAAGCCTTGATTTGTACCGCCTCCGGTCTGGCGGTGGCGATTCCGAGTCTATTTTTTCACCGCTATTTCGAGCGCGTGGTGGACGATCACGTGGTGCGCATGGAAGAAGAGTCCCTGCGTCTGGTCGACATCATGCAGGGTAATCGAGAGGACGCCTGA